The following is a genomic window from Opitutus sp. ER46.
TTGCTCGGAGGGTGCGGCTTGATCCTGTTCGGAACAGCCCTGGTGACCGGCAGGCTGCGCTGGCTCGGGCGGGGTGCGGCGGTGGCGCGGACTGCGGTGGCGGCGGGAGGGCTGGAACAGGCTCGGCGTAGCGCGCGGGAGGCGGAGTGTCGCTGACGTTGGCGTGCGTCTGCCGGAGAGCGGCGTCGCGCATAAAGGAATCGAAATGCGGATGCAGGGGACCGTCCGCACAATCGTTCTCGTTCTCTCGGACCGCGCGACGTCGCACACCGGGCCGGGCGCTGCCGCCGCACCGGGCGGTCGCGGCCCAACGCGCTCGGGCTAGGCACCGTCACTTTTCACGACGGACACCTCGCCGTTGCGCTCGAGGGTCGCGCGGCGGACCTTGGCGGGCGAGTCGACGCCCTTGAGGCGAAGGTCCTCGTCGAGGTCCTCGCGGCTGAGATCGTGCCGGTCGAGCATCGCGGGCTGCACGTTGCCCTCGTCGATCAGCACGGCGGAGTGACCCTTGAGGAGGTTGCCGACGAAGGCCGAGCGAACGGCGAGCCAGCTCACGCCCCGATGGAGCAGGACGAGCATGAAGCCGACGGCGAGGGTGGGAAAGAAGGCGGCGCTGCCGTTGATGGCGCGGGAGAGACTGGAGGCGATGATGAGGGTGAGCAGGACATCGAGCGCGTTGCGGCGGGCGAAGAAGCGCTTGTGCGCGAGCCGGAGCATAATGAGCGCGGCGATG
Proteins encoded in this region:
- a CDS encoding YetF domain-containing protein is translated as MDTLTDFLNTLLGLDANPEDLKTYQMAARAIVVSIAALIMLRLAHKRFFARRNALDVLLTLIIASSLSRAINGSAAFFPTLAVGFMLVLLHRGVSWLAVRSAFVGNLLKGHSAVLIDEGNVQPAMLDRHDLSREDLDEDLRLKGVDSPAKVRRATLERNGEVSVVKSDGA